In Rhizobiales bacterium NRL2, a genomic segment contains:
- a CDS encoding chromosome segregation protein ScpA, with the protein MNQSAADFEEDAPREPAGQRLVVDLGAYEGPLDLLLDLARDQKVDLARISMLALAEQYLDYVEKVRELRLELAADYLVMAAWLAYLKSRLLIPDPEPEDEPSAQEMAARLNWQLRRLQAMRQVAARLLERPREGQDFHRRGAPEGIRVQRSSAWTCDYYDLLKAYSVHLEARGDSEPLRIRRDKVISVEMALERMRKLLGALPEWSSLQAFLPPAIAHPFTRRSATASTLLAALELAKQGDIEIRQGRSFGPIYIRRRDKA; encoded by the coding sequence ATGAACCAGAGCGCAGCCGATTTCGAGGAGGACGCCCCGCGCGAGCCCGCCGGTCAGCGGCTCGTCGTCGATCTGGGCGCCTATGAGGGGCCGCTCGACCTGCTGCTCGATCTGGCCCGCGACCAGAAGGTCGATCTTGCCCGGATCTCCATGCTCGCGCTGGCCGAGCAGTATCTCGACTATGTCGAGAAGGTCCGCGAACTGCGCCTGGAACTCGCGGCGGACTACCTCGTGATGGCGGCCTGGCTGGCCTATCTGAAATCGCGTCTGCTGATCCCGGATCCGGAGCCCGAGGATGAGCCCTCCGCGCAGGAGATGGCGGCCCGGCTCAACTGGCAGCTCCGCCGCCTTCAGGCCATGCGGCAGGTCGCGGCCAGACTGCTGGAGCGTCCGCGCGAGGGCCAGGATTTCCATCGCCGCGGCGCGCCGGAGGGCATCCGGGTGCAGCGCAGTTCGGCATGGACCTGCGACTACTACGATCTGCTGAAAGCCTATTCGGTCCACCTGGAGGCCAGGGGCGACAGCGAGCCGCTGCGGATCCGCCGCGACAAGGTGATCAGCGTGGAGATGGCCCTGGAACGGATGCGCAAACTGCTTGGCGCGCTGCCCGAATGGTCCAGCCTGCAGGCCTTTCTGCCGCCGGCCATCGCCCATCCTTTCACCCGCCGGTCGGCGACTGCGTCGACCCTGCTGGCGGCGCTGGAACTGGCCAAGCAGGGCGACATCGAGATCCGGCAGGGCCGCAGTTTCGGACCCATCTACATCCGGCGCCGGGACAAGGCATGA
- a CDS encoding SMC-Scp complex subunit ScpB, whose translation MSVDRDHVRVVEALLFAAAEPLDLATIQRRLPEGVDPTVVLAALAEDYRGRGVEPVQVNGKWLFRTAPDLADALAEHRVTPKKLSRAAVETLAIIAYHQPVTRAEIEELRGVAVSKGTMDVLMETGWVRPRGRRQTPGRPLTYGTSDEFLIHFGLASLNDLPGIDELKATGLLSAEPRDPGLFDDGGDDGAA comes from the coding sequence ATGAGCGTCGACCGCGACCATGTCCGCGTGGTCGAGGCGCTGCTCTTCGCCGCCGCGGAGCCACTGGATCTGGCGACCATCCAGCGCCGGTTGCCCGAAGGGGTGGACCCGACCGTGGTGCTCGCCGCGCTGGCCGAGGACTACCGGGGGCGTGGCGTGGAGCCTGTCCAGGTCAACGGCAAGTGGCTGTTCCGCACCGCACCGGACCTTGCCGACGCGCTGGCCGAGCACCGGGTGACGCCAAAGAAGCTCTCCCGCGCCGCCGTGGAGACGCTGGCCATCATCGCCTACCATCAACCCGTCACCCGCGCAGAGATCGAGGAACTGCGCGGCGTCGCGGTCTCCAAGGGCACCATGGACGTACTGATGGAGACCGGCTGGGTGCGCCCGCGCGGCCGGCGGCAGACGCCGGGACGGCCGCTGACCTATGGCACCTCCGACGAGTTCCTGATCCATTTCGGGCTCGCCAGCCTCAACGACCTGCCGGGCATCGACGAACTCAAGGCCACCGGTCTGCTTTCGGCCGAGCCGCGCGATCCCGGCTTGTTCGATGACGGCGGAGACGACGGCGCGGCCTGA
- a CDS encoding preprotein translocase subunit TatA has product MGTFSIWHWLIVLAVVLLLFGGRGKISSILGDVGKGIKSFKKGISEEEAQNKEDATANANAKVTEDKDKATSS; this is encoded by the coding sequence ATGGGTACTTTCAGCATCTGGCACTGGCTGATCGTTCTGGCCGTGGTGCTGCTGCTGTTCGGCGGTCGAGGCAAGATTTCCAGCATCCTCGGCGACGTCGGCAAGGGCATCAAGAGCTTCAAGAAGGGCATCAGCGAAGAAGAGGCCCAGAACAAGGAAGACGCCACGGCCAACGCCAACGCCAAGGTGACCGAGGACAAGGACAAGGCAACCTCGTCCTGA
- a CDS encoding twin arginine-targeting protein translocase TatB, with translation MLDLGWSELLVVAVLTVLIFGPKELPTVLRTVSQLLSKARGVARDFQRTMDDMAREAELDKLKKDISDSTRPESLLDPSGSDDGMFDSPFAEPRETPKKPADGKDQEISEGQGEAAASQEPPDAPETASEPRTEPKTAGKAG, from the coding sequence ATGCTTGATCTCGGATGGTCCGAGCTTCTGGTGGTCGCCGTTCTGACGGTCCTGATCTTCGGGCCGAAGGAACTGCCGACCGTGCTGCGCACCGTCTCCCAGCTTCTCAGCAAGGCGCGAGGCGTCGCCCGCGATTTCCAGCGGACGATGGACGACATGGCGCGCGAGGCCGAACTGGACAAGCTGAAGAAGGACATCAGCGACAGCACACGGCCGGAGAGCCTGCTGGATCCTTCGGGCAGCGACGACGGCATGTTCGACAGTCCCTTCGCCGAACCGCGGGAGACGCCGAAGAAGCCGGCCGACGGCAAGGATCAGGAAATCTCCGAGGGACAGGGCGAGGCCGCGGCCTCCCAGGAACCGCCGGACGCGCCGGAGACGGCGTCCGAACCCCGGACGGAACCCAAGACCGCCGGAAAGGCCGGCTGA
- a CDS encoding twin arginine-targeting protein translocase TatC codes for MTDAANSPDGGDAYDEVSDNKQPLMQHLVELRNRLMYSVAAIIVAFIFCFYFAEAIYAFLMQPLVDLVGAEKGRRMIFTALHEAFFTYIKVAFWAAFMLAFPIIASQIYMFVAPGLYRNEKKAFAPFLVATPILFLIGGSMVYFLVMPMAWQFFLSFEAPSGDSSLAIQLEPKVGEYLSLVMKLIFAFGLCFQLPVLLTLLARVGLATAAGMRAKRKYAIVGVFVVAAIITPPDPISQITLAIPIIILYELSILCAVVVERKRARAEAEEEDG; via the coding sequence ATGACCGATGCGGCCAACAGCCCCGACGGCGGCGACGCCTATGACGAGGTATCGGACAACAAGCAGCCGCTGATGCAGCACCTCGTGGAGCTGCGCAACCGGCTGATGTACTCGGTCGCGGCGATCATCGTCGCCTTCATCTTCTGCTTCTACTTCGCCGAAGCGATCTACGCCTTCCTGATGCAGCCGCTGGTCGACCTGGTGGGCGCGGAAAAGGGCCGGCGGATGATCTTCACCGCCCTGCACGAAGCCTTCTTCACCTACATCAAGGTGGCCTTCTGGGCGGCGTTCATGCTCGCCTTCCCGATCATCGCCAGCCAGATCTACATGTTCGTGGCGCCCGGGCTCTACCGCAACGAGAAGAAGGCCTTCGCCCCCTTCCTTGTGGCGACCCCGATCCTGTTCCTGATCGGCGGCTCCATGGTCTACTTCCTAGTCATGCCCATGGCGTGGCAGTTCTTTCTGTCCTTCGAGGCGCCGTCTGGCGATTCGTCGCTGGCGATCCAGCTCGAGCCAAAGGTGGGCGAGTATCTTTCGCTGGTCATGAAGCTGATCTTCGCCTTCGGGCTCTGCTTCCAGCTCCCGGTCCTGCTGACCCTGCTGGCGCGCGTCGGCCTGGCCACGGCGGCGGGGATGCGGGCGAAGCGCAAATACGCCATCGTCGGCGTCTTCGTGGTCGCCGCAATCATCACGCCGCCGGACCCCATCAGCCAGATCACGCTCGCCATTCCGATCATCATTCTGTACGAGCTCTCGATCCTCTGCGCCGTCGTCGTCGAACGGAAACGCGCCCGCGCCGAGGCCGAGGAAGAGGACGGCTGA